From the genome of Syngnathus acus chromosome 24, fSynAcu1.2, whole genome shotgun sequence, one region includes:
- the pak5 gene encoding serine/threonine-protein kinase PAK 5 isoform X1, which yields MFGKKKKRLEISAPSNFEHRVHTGFDPREQKFTGLPQQWQSLLADTANRPKPMVDPSYITPIQLAPMKISPKKVRPSETPKTIVRGNRPPKDASINGLLEEFDNISVTRSNSLRKESPPGAHQAGAGSRPLPGARPGGLEENGFGHYYSRYSCDLDASGSRDYALDKPGFSADGEWALGRHYRFTKHNGHSHHIRSPFYPDAMPQKSDYGKLPPDYHTYLESKGRSTDEVASTVGSGVGSSGYYRASVGGSSSQDYRDTSVGTPSRASLHSEQINYPDSEWSYGAVREDYDKRPKSSYVMQTSPTPAIRQRSRSGSGLQEPNVPYAAGGPFKNPAQAHSYSSYTYPRLSESLGASQTINKGDYERTSRDASPHATVGDTYPRGPLKLPQNHAKPPGYPPVHLPYPPVFHHYKPSPYHHPPSQPSPPYTPQGAYSQPSSPYIPPGAYPPPSWGSSSDTQPSRVSHEQFRAALQLVVNPGDPREYLDSFIKIGEGSTGIVCIASEKHSGKQVAVKKMDLRKQQRRELLFNEVVIMRDYHHENVVDMYNSYLVGDELWVVMEFLEGGALTDIVTHTRMNEEQIATVCLSVLRALCYLHTQGVIHRDIKSDSILLTSDGRIKLSDFGFCAQVSKEVPKRKSLVGTPYWMAPEVISRLPYGTEVDVWSLGIMVIEMVDGEPPYFNEPPLQAMRRIRDNLPPRLKELHKVSSVLRSFLDLMLVREPSQRATAQELLQHPFLKLSGPPSCIVPLMRHYRHR from the exons ATGTTCGGTAAGAAGAAGAAACGGCTGGAGATCTCGGCCCCGTCCAACTTTGAGCACAGGGTCCACACGGGCTTCGATCCGCGGGAGCAGAAGTTTACGGGGCTGCCGCAGCAATGGCAGAGCCTCCTGGCCGACACCGCCAACCGACCTAAGCCCATGGTGGACCCCTCCTACATCACTCCCATCCAGCTTGCACCTATGAAG ATATCTCCCAAGAAGGTCCGGCCGTCCGAAACGCCCAAA ACCATCGTGAGGGGAAACCGGCCCCCCAAAGATGCGTCCATCAACGGCCTGCTGGAGGAGTTTGACAACATCTCGGTGACGCGCTCCAATTCACTGCGCAAGGAGAGCCCGCCGGGCGCTCACCAAGCGGGCGCCGGCTCCAGGCCTCTGCCGGGCGCTCGTCCCGGCGGCCTTGAGGAGAATGGCTTTGGCCACTACTACTCGCGCTACTCTTGCGACTTAGATGCCTCCGGCAGCCGGGATTACGCTCTGGACAAGCCGGGCTTCTCGGCTGACGGCGAATGGGCCCTGGGACGGCATTACCGCTTTACCAAACACAACGGCCACTCGCACCACATCCGCAGCCCCTTCTACCCGGACGCCATGCCCCAAAAGTCAGACTACGGCAAGCTCCCGCCAGACTACCACACCTACCTGGAGAGCAAGGGGCGCTCCACGGACGAGGTGGCCTCCACGGTGGGGAGCGGCGTGGGCTCCAGTGGCTATTACCGGGCCTCTGTGGGCGGCTCGTCCAGCCAGGACTACCGGGACACGTCGGTGGGAACACCGTCCCGCGCCTCCCTTCACAGCGAGCAGATCAACTACCCGGACAGCGAGTGGAGTTACGGTGCCGTGCGGGAAGACTACGACAAGAGACCGAAGAGCTCGTATGTGATGCAGACCAGTCCCACGCCGGCCATCAGGCAGAGGTCCCGCTCGGGCTCCGGGCTCCAGGAACCCAATGTCCCCTATGCGGCCGGCGGACCCTTCAAGAACCCCGCTCAGGCCCACTCCTACAGCTCCTACACGTACCCGCGCTTGTCCGAGAGCCTCGGTGCCTCTCAGACCATCAACAAG GGTGACTATGAGCGTACGTCGCGGGACGCCAGCCCCCACGCCACGGTCGGCGACACCTACCCCCGCGGACCCCTCAAGCTACCTCAGAACCACGCCAAGCCCCCCGGCTACCCGCCCGTGCACCTGCCCTACCCGCCCGTTTTTCACCACTACAAGCCGTCACCCTATCACCACCCGCCCTCCCAGCCCAGCCCACCGTACACGCCGCAG GGGGCATACTCGCAGCCGTCGTCGCCCTACATCCCCCCAGGGGCGTACCCTCCCCCTTCGTGGGGGTCCAGCTCCGACACTCAGCCCTCCAGGGTGTCTCACGAGCAGTTCCGAGCCGCGCTGCAACTCGTTGTCAATCCAG GCGACCCCCGCGAGTACCTGGACAGCTTCATCAAGATCGGCGAGGGCTCCACGGGCATCGTGTGCATCGCCAGCGAGAAGCACAGCGGAAAGCAGGTGGCCGTCAAGAAGATGGACCTGAGGAAGCAGCAGAGGAGGGAGCTGCTCTTCAACGAG gtGGTGATCATGAGGGACTATCACCACGAGAACGTAGTTGACATGTACAATAGCTACTTGGTGGGAGACGAGCTGTGGGTGGTCATGGAGTTCCTGGAGGGAGGGGCGCTCACCGAcatcgtcacacacaccag GATGAACGAGGAGCAGATCGCCACGGTGTGCTTGTCGGTGCTGCGGGCCCTGTGCTACCTTCACACGCAAGGCGTCATCCACCGGGACATCAAAAGCGATTCCATCCTGCTCACCAGTGACGGACGG ATCAAGCTGTCCGACTTTGGCTTCTGTGCCCAAGTATCCAAAGAAGTGCCCAAGAGGAAATCGCTGGTGGGGACGCCGTATTGGATGGCGCCGGAAGTCATCTCCAGACTGCCTTATGGGACAGAG gtggaCGTGTGGTCGCTGGGCATCATGGTGATTGAAATGGTGGACGGTGAGCCCCCCTACTTCAATGAGCCCCCCCTGCAAGCCATGAGGAGGATACGAGACAACCTGCCACCGCGGCTAAAAGAGTTACACAAG GTGTCGTCGGTGCTGCGCTCCTTCCTGGACCTGATGCTGGTGCGCGAGCCTTCCCAGCGAGCCACCGCGCAGGAGCTCCTCCAGCATCCCTTCCTCAAACTATCGGGACCGCCGTCCTGTATAGTGCCCCTCATGAGACACTATCGCCACCGCtga
- the pak5 gene encoding serine/threonine-protein kinase PAK 5 isoform X2 produces the protein MFGKKKKRLEISAPSNFEHRVHTGFDPREQKFTGLPQQWQSLLADTANRPKPMVDPSYITPIQLAPMKTIVRGNRPPKDASINGLLEEFDNISVTRSNSLRKESPPGAHQAGAGSRPLPGARPGGLEENGFGHYYSRYSCDLDASGSRDYALDKPGFSADGEWALGRHYRFTKHNGHSHHIRSPFYPDAMPQKSDYGKLPPDYHTYLESKGRSTDEVASTVGSGVGSSGYYRASVGGSSSQDYRDTSVGTPSRASLHSEQINYPDSEWSYGAVREDYDKRPKSSYVMQTSPTPAIRQRSRSGSGLQEPNVPYAAGGPFKNPAQAHSYSSYTYPRLSESLGASQTINKGDYERTSRDASPHATVGDTYPRGPLKLPQNHAKPPGYPPVHLPYPPVFHHYKPSPYHHPPSQPSPPYTPQGAYSQPSSPYIPPGAYPPPSWGSSSDTQPSRVSHEQFRAALQLVVNPGDPREYLDSFIKIGEGSTGIVCIASEKHSGKQVAVKKMDLRKQQRRELLFNEVVIMRDYHHENVVDMYNSYLVGDELWVVMEFLEGGALTDIVTHTRMNEEQIATVCLSVLRALCYLHTQGVIHRDIKSDSILLTSDGRIKLSDFGFCAQVSKEVPKRKSLVGTPYWMAPEVISRLPYGTEVDVWSLGIMVIEMVDGEPPYFNEPPLQAMRRIRDNLPPRLKELHKVSSVLRSFLDLMLVREPSQRATAQELLQHPFLKLSGPPSCIVPLMRHYRHR, from the exons ATGTTCGGTAAGAAGAAGAAACGGCTGGAGATCTCGGCCCCGTCCAACTTTGAGCACAGGGTCCACACGGGCTTCGATCCGCGGGAGCAGAAGTTTACGGGGCTGCCGCAGCAATGGCAGAGCCTCCTGGCCGACACCGCCAACCGACCTAAGCCCATGGTGGACCCCTCCTACATCACTCCCATCCAGCTTGCACCTATGAAG ACCATCGTGAGGGGAAACCGGCCCCCCAAAGATGCGTCCATCAACGGCCTGCTGGAGGAGTTTGACAACATCTCGGTGACGCGCTCCAATTCACTGCGCAAGGAGAGCCCGCCGGGCGCTCACCAAGCGGGCGCCGGCTCCAGGCCTCTGCCGGGCGCTCGTCCCGGCGGCCTTGAGGAGAATGGCTTTGGCCACTACTACTCGCGCTACTCTTGCGACTTAGATGCCTCCGGCAGCCGGGATTACGCTCTGGACAAGCCGGGCTTCTCGGCTGACGGCGAATGGGCCCTGGGACGGCATTACCGCTTTACCAAACACAACGGCCACTCGCACCACATCCGCAGCCCCTTCTACCCGGACGCCATGCCCCAAAAGTCAGACTACGGCAAGCTCCCGCCAGACTACCACACCTACCTGGAGAGCAAGGGGCGCTCCACGGACGAGGTGGCCTCCACGGTGGGGAGCGGCGTGGGCTCCAGTGGCTATTACCGGGCCTCTGTGGGCGGCTCGTCCAGCCAGGACTACCGGGACACGTCGGTGGGAACACCGTCCCGCGCCTCCCTTCACAGCGAGCAGATCAACTACCCGGACAGCGAGTGGAGTTACGGTGCCGTGCGGGAAGACTACGACAAGAGACCGAAGAGCTCGTATGTGATGCAGACCAGTCCCACGCCGGCCATCAGGCAGAGGTCCCGCTCGGGCTCCGGGCTCCAGGAACCCAATGTCCCCTATGCGGCCGGCGGACCCTTCAAGAACCCCGCTCAGGCCCACTCCTACAGCTCCTACACGTACCCGCGCTTGTCCGAGAGCCTCGGTGCCTCTCAGACCATCAACAAG GGTGACTATGAGCGTACGTCGCGGGACGCCAGCCCCCACGCCACGGTCGGCGACACCTACCCCCGCGGACCCCTCAAGCTACCTCAGAACCACGCCAAGCCCCCCGGCTACCCGCCCGTGCACCTGCCCTACCCGCCCGTTTTTCACCACTACAAGCCGTCACCCTATCACCACCCGCCCTCCCAGCCCAGCCCACCGTACACGCCGCAG GGGGCATACTCGCAGCCGTCGTCGCCCTACATCCCCCCAGGGGCGTACCCTCCCCCTTCGTGGGGGTCCAGCTCCGACACTCAGCCCTCCAGGGTGTCTCACGAGCAGTTCCGAGCCGCGCTGCAACTCGTTGTCAATCCAG GCGACCCCCGCGAGTACCTGGACAGCTTCATCAAGATCGGCGAGGGCTCCACGGGCATCGTGTGCATCGCCAGCGAGAAGCACAGCGGAAAGCAGGTGGCCGTCAAGAAGATGGACCTGAGGAAGCAGCAGAGGAGGGAGCTGCTCTTCAACGAG gtGGTGATCATGAGGGACTATCACCACGAGAACGTAGTTGACATGTACAATAGCTACTTGGTGGGAGACGAGCTGTGGGTGGTCATGGAGTTCCTGGAGGGAGGGGCGCTCACCGAcatcgtcacacacaccag GATGAACGAGGAGCAGATCGCCACGGTGTGCTTGTCGGTGCTGCGGGCCCTGTGCTACCTTCACACGCAAGGCGTCATCCACCGGGACATCAAAAGCGATTCCATCCTGCTCACCAGTGACGGACGG ATCAAGCTGTCCGACTTTGGCTTCTGTGCCCAAGTATCCAAAGAAGTGCCCAAGAGGAAATCGCTGGTGGGGACGCCGTATTGGATGGCGCCGGAAGTCATCTCCAGACTGCCTTATGGGACAGAG gtggaCGTGTGGTCGCTGGGCATCATGGTGATTGAAATGGTGGACGGTGAGCCCCCCTACTTCAATGAGCCCCCCCTGCAAGCCATGAGGAGGATACGAGACAACCTGCCACCGCGGCTAAAAGAGTTACACAAG GTGTCGTCGGTGCTGCGCTCCTTCCTGGACCTGATGCTGGTGCGCGAGCCTTCCCAGCGAGCCACCGCGCAGGAGCTCCTCCAGCATCCCTTCCTCAAACTATCGGGACCGCCGTCCTGTATAGTGCCCCTCATGAGACACTATCGCCACCGCtga
- the pak5 gene encoding serine/threonine-protein kinase PAK 5 isoform X3: MAGGRGVTTVGETRGFEGPGGRPQSGQVEGTLQQTIVRGNRPPKDASINGLLEEFDNISVTRSNSLRKESPPGAHQAGAGSRPLPGARPGGLEENGFGHYYSRYSCDLDASGSRDYALDKPGFSADGEWALGRHYRFTKHNGHSHHIRSPFYPDAMPQKSDYGKLPPDYHTYLESKGRSTDEVASTVGSGVGSSGYYRASVGGSSSQDYRDTSVGTPSRASLHSEQINYPDSEWSYGAVREDYDKRPKSSYVMQTSPTPAIRQRSRSGSGLQEPNVPYAAGGPFKNPAQAHSYSSYTYPRLSESLGASQTINKGDYERTSRDASPHATVGDTYPRGPLKLPQNHAKPPGYPPVHLPYPPVFHHYKPSPYHHPPSQPSPPYTPQGAYSQPSSPYIPPGAYPPPSWGSSSDTQPSRVSHEQFRAALQLVVNPGDPREYLDSFIKIGEGSTGIVCIASEKHSGKQVAVKKMDLRKQQRRELLFNEVVIMRDYHHENVVDMYNSYLVGDELWVVMEFLEGGALTDIVTHTRMNEEQIATVCLSVLRALCYLHTQGVIHRDIKSDSILLTSDGRIKLSDFGFCAQVSKEVPKRKSLVGTPYWMAPEVISRLPYGTEVDVWSLGIMVIEMVDGEPPYFNEPPLQAMRRIRDNLPPRLKELHKVSSVLRSFLDLMLVREPSQRATAQELLQHPFLKLSGPPSCIVPLMRHYRHR, translated from the exons ATGGCAGGGGGCCGAGGAGTCACGACGGTTGGAGAGACGAGGGGCTTTGAAGGGCCCGGAGGGAGGCCGCAGTCAGGCCAGGTGGAGGGGACACTACAACAG ACCATCGTGAGGGGAAACCGGCCCCCCAAAGATGCGTCCATCAACGGCCTGCTGGAGGAGTTTGACAACATCTCGGTGACGCGCTCCAATTCACTGCGCAAGGAGAGCCCGCCGGGCGCTCACCAAGCGGGCGCCGGCTCCAGGCCTCTGCCGGGCGCTCGTCCCGGCGGCCTTGAGGAGAATGGCTTTGGCCACTACTACTCGCGCTACTCTTGCGACTTAGATGCCTCCGGCAGCCGGGATTACGCTCTGGACAAGCCGGGCTTCTCGGCTGACGGCGAATGGGCCCTGGGACGGCATTACCGCTTTACCAAACACAACGGCCACTCGCACCACATCCGCAGCCCCTTCTACCCGGACGCCATGCCCCAAAAGTCAGACTACGGCAAGCTCCCGCCAGACTACCACACCTACCTGGAGAGCAAGGGGCGCTCCACGGACGAGGTGGCCTCCACGGTGGGGAGCGGCGTGGGCTCCAGTGGCTATTACCGGGCCTCTGTGGGCGGCTCGTCCAGCCAGGACTACCGGGACACGTCGGTGGGAACACCGTCCCGCGCCTCCCTTCACAGCGAGCAGATCAACTACCCGGACAGCGAGTGGAGTTACGGTGCCGTGCGGGAAGACTACGACAAGAGACCGAAGAGCTCGTATGTGATGCAGACCAGTCCCACGCCGGCCATCAGGCAGAGGTCCCGCTCGGGCTCCGGGCTCCAGGAACCCAATGTCCCCTATGCGGCCGGCGGACCCTTCAAGAACCCCGCTCAGGCCCACTCCTACAGCTCCTACACGTACCCGCGCTTGTCCGAGAGCCTCGGTGCCTCTCAGACCATCAACAAG GGTGACTATGAGCGTACGTCGCGGGACGCCAGCCCCCACGCCACGGTCGGCGACACCTACCCCCGCGGACCCCTCAAGCTACCTCAGAACCACGCCAAGCCCCCCGGCTACCCGCCCGTGCACCTGCCCTACCCGCCCGTTTTTCACCACTACAAGCCGTCACCCTATCACCACCCGCCCTCCCAGCCCAGCCCACCGTACACGCCGCAG GGGGCATACTCGCAGCCGTCGTCGCCCTACATCCCCCCAGGGGCGTACCCTCCCCCTTCGTGGGGGTCCAGCTCCGACACTCAGCCCTCCAGGGTGTCTCACGAGCAGTTCCGAGCCGCGCTGCAACTCGTTGTCAATCCAG GCGACCCCCGCGAGTACCTGGACAGCTTCATCAAGATCGGCGAGGGCTCCACGGGCATCGTGTGCATCGCCAGCGAGAAGCACAGCGGAAAGCAGGTGGCCGTCAAGAAGATGGACCTGAGGAAGCAGCAGAGGAGGGAGCTGCTCTTCAACGAG gtGGTGATCATGAGGGACTATCACCACGAGAACGTAGTTGACATGTACAATAGCTACTTGGTGGGAGACGAGCTGTGGGTGGTCATGGAGTTCCTGGAGGGAGGGGCGCTCACCGAcatcgtcacacacaccag GATGAACGAGGAGCAGATCGCCACGGTGTGCTTGTCGGTGCTGCGGGCCCTGTGCTACCTTCACACGCAAGGCGTCATCCACCGGGACATCAAAAGCGATTCCATCCTGCTCACCAGTGACGGACGG ATCAAGCTGTCCGACTTTGGCTTCTGTGCCCAAGTATCCAAAGAAGTGCCCAAGAGGAAATCGCTGGTGGGGACGCCGTATTGGATGGCGCCGGAAGTCATCTCCAGACTGCCTTATGGGACAGAG gtggaCGTGTGGTCGCTGGGCATCATGGTGATTGAAATGGTGGACGGTGAGCCCCCCTACTTCAATGAGCCCCCCCTGCAAGCCATGAGGAGGATACGAGACAACCTGCCACCGCGGCTAAAAGAGTTACACAAG GTGTCGTCGGTGCTGCGCTCCTTCCTGGACCTGATGCTGGTGCGCGAGCCTTCCCAGCGAGCCACCGCGCAGGAGCTCCTCCAGCATCCCTTCCTCAAACTATCGGGACCGCCGTCCTGTATAGTGCCCCTCATGAGACACTATCGCCACCGCtga
- the lamp5 gene encoding lysosome-associated membrane glycoprotein 5 has translation MGLAGFSTTESGQLLLLGVLLLSVSMSVGEQEGENLSGLSDNPDRAIFAVRENGTTCLMVEFAVRLVVPYDVLALNRIDLITEQASFTLPRSAQIEGKCDSTESEIHISWKDHAYTLRIFFSKELRAKGEEIWKVSKIQFVYDTSESSQFINAYNPGKHTATTHRLSALVTPVGRSFVCAAQQTLTLISSDHQKGVTVHMYDIQIQPFDMVADFVFSEPYKCMTDQRERLEETLPLILGFILALIIIITLTVYHFHLKLSASSAPPQLPRDRSMYKNM, from the exons ATGGGACTAGCGGGCTTCAGCACCACGGAGAGCGGACAGCTCCTTCTACTGG gcgtgttgctgctgtcagTGTCGATGTCGGTGGGCGAGCAGGAAGGCGAGAACCTGTCGGGTCTGTCGGACAACCCCGACCGGGCCATCTTCGCCGTGCGGGAGAACGGGACCACCTGTCTCATGGTGGAGTTCGCCGTCAGACTGGTCGTGCCCTACGACGTGCTGGCGCTCAACCGGATAGAC CTAATCACAGAGCAGGCGTCATTCACGCTGCCTCGCAGCGCTCAGATCGAAGGCAAGTGTGACAGCACCGAGTCGGAGATCCACATCAGCTGGAAAGACCATGCCTACACTCTGCGCATCTTCTTCTCTAAG GAGCTGCGTGCCAAGGGTGAAGAAATTTGGAAGGTCAGTAAGATTCAGTTCGTGTATGACACATCAGAGAGTTCTCAATTTATCAACGCCTACAACC CGGGCAAGCACACGGCCACCACTCACCGCCTGTCTGCCTTGGTGACGCCGGTCGGCCGTTCGTTCGTGTGCGCCGCTCAGCAGACGCTGACCCTCATCAGCAGCGACCACCAAAAGGGCGTCACCGTGCACATGTACGACATCCAGATTCAACCCTTCGACATGGTCGCCGACTTTGTCTTCAGCGAAC CGTACAAGTGTATGACGGACCAGCGCGAGCGCCTGGAGGAGACGCTCCCGCTCATCCTGGGTTTCATCTTGGCgctgatcatcatcatcacgctGACCGTCTACCACTTCCACCTCAAACTGAGCGCCAGCAGCGCGCCGCCGCAGCTCCCGCGCGACCGCTCCATGTACAAGAACATGTAG